Below is a genomic region from Henckelia pumila isolate YLH828 chromosome 3, ASM3356847v2, whole genome shotgun sequence.
tcttcaattaaagctCCAAATTTTCCTTCAAAAGTCACAACGATCAATTCCTGATTTTCTTCTCTGATATGTGCTAATGTGTGTGGCGGCTTCTTCCTTCATTCTGACTCATAAATTTTCTTTTTATATCATCAcaaaagcccaaaaatcaagcccaagaaaattgcccgaaataattaaaatctgagatggcagcgacggggcgggcgcaCCTTAGTCTCGACCTCAATCTTCTAAAGTTTCCCAGCAGAAGCGTGTTTGCTCTTGTTTCTTCTTCTTTAGCGCTCAATGTTGCGCTAACAATCTTCAATAAAGGACCAAATAAGAAGCCCATTAACTCTTCTCGATCTTTTCTTCCCAGCCTCTtctatttattcttttattcttcttattttcttttctcacacattttcttctcttttccacaATACTTCACTAATttcctacaaccacaaaaacaacaaaactccgcataaatctgctcgaaacaaacaattaacaataaaactcataactaaattaagtgtataaaatacatttgtatactcatatttttGTACTGGATGTTGATATCGCTCACATATTCGGTGTTGTCTTGGACACCTCATTCCACGGGATATGACTTAGGTTGGACAGACCAGGAGGTAGCGGTCGCTGAGATTGCAGCAGTTCTGTGGGTTGTGTTTGTTTCCAGTATCAGGTTTCTGTTGACGTATTTTTTCAGTACTATTTTCGATGCGGTTGTATAAACTATATTTCATCTTGGGTTGTAGGGTCGGTTGTATTATATCAGTTGATTTGTTGTAAGATTTTATTTCTATTGTTTTATTGGTTATTGTGTTTTAATtcttaattgcatgcttaataatGTTTAGTAAGTGATCCCGGAGCGAGTCTACATATCTCTTGCTCTGTTCATCTAATTCAGTCTCCTTGCctaactcaatcaaattctgcCAAATGTCCTTGGCAGTTGGACAAGTATTGATCTTCTTGGAAGTGTAGTTGTCCAAAGTGTTGTACAAGATGTTCTTGGCAATGTTATCAAGATTGGCAATCTTTTTTTCTTCACTGGTTCACTTACACCTTGGTTTAGCAATGCTCACGGGACCATCTGTGACTATATACAACATATCATCATGTAAAGCTGCTTGATGAGCTAGTAACCTCAATCTCCATTCTTCAAAGTCTTCAACAGAGAACATGAGAATGATGCTTGTGGAATCCATCTTGAAATATAGAGCGTTCAGAGACGATAAATAACTTCGCTCTGATATCACTTGTTATAATTATTGAACGCAATGTTTTCATAAtcggaccggtgatcgaaccgatttaccttaaaaaaatggtccaaccggtcggaccgttttaaccggacggtcgaaCCGAAAacccgtttatataatataatataatataattaataatatttaaatttttaaaacctaaaagatgtatataaaaagaaaaatataaagatttatcatagtttgaaaactaaataaccatataaatatattcaaaatattaattttagttatatattttttaaaaattaattaattaattaaaaaaatctaatatcactaaaataatatttttcatgaagtACAAATTCGTCATGAAGTACAAATTCCAAAtaatgttgtatatatatattaaaatattaaattaaggttttaaaattaaaaatatattttttcaaaaaaaaataaaaaaaatcggaaaaccggttgaaccggttcttgaccggttctGGGCCAGTTTTTGACTGGTTCTGACCGTAAAAACGATTTTTAGGAGCAATTCGGACCAGACCAGTgaccggttcccggtcgaaccggttgaaccggccggtccggtccgATTTTGAAAACATGGATTGAACGTGTGTAGACTggaggtgaatacacacttcaAAATTTTATGATCTTTGCAAAAGTGAGTTCAGTTGAGTTGGTAAATGAAATGTTTCTTTCTCGTTTGTCGATGAAAATTGACTAATTGATAGTGTGGAATGAATTCAAATGACAGATTGAACAATATAAATCAATATGGTCGACTGAATGACAGTTATGTATGTTGGCTAGGTGCAATGCTTTTAAGTGAATAAGacaaattttgttatggatGTTTGGCGACTCAACTACTGATACGTCACCTCTTATTCTACACATGAAGGATCTaatagaagactttgatttatacaacttgTATACACCCAATCCAATCTTAGGACTTACCACACTGCCTAAAAAGAACTCCAAGTACCTCAATTGAATGCAGTCCTTGACTGATTCTTTACAATAATGTTTTACACGGTACAATAAACTGATCTTAATATAAAGATTATACActcaaatcttggaacaatatgatcCTCAATGATATGATAAAACATTTATGCGTGTGCTTGAATTCTTCGGCTCAATATGATTCTCCAAAGTAATATTGAACTATTCGAATGACTTTCATTTGCCTTTAAAAGATAGTATAGTTCTTTGTGAGTCGGCATCTCTCTCAACTGGTCTTGGCCCTCTATTTATTGATGAGAATGGAAAGGTAGAATGATTCAAAAATCTCCATACAAAAAGAAGTCATTTCCTTGTCTTTTCTCAATTCTAACAATCTCTAACATCCGTACTAAAAGTCTGCGTCTGCACATTCTTCTTTACTACAACGTACGAGAAACCTTATCCAAACGTTGTTGACTCCAACTGATTGTCCTTCTTGACTGATATCTCGAAGAATACCTTGAAAGTCTTCAGTCGAGTAAACTGATCATTTTTGCTCATATGATATAGTTTAGCTTTATTCAGTTCAGTTGACTTTCACGTCCAGTTGAACTTATTTTTCGTTAAGTTCTTTGTCAGTTCTTCTCTTGATTTTTTAACTACTGTTGAGATCAACTGGTTCTTTTATATCCAGTTAAGTTCATCTAGTTGATCTACTTCAGTTGATCTTCTTGACTGACTCAATTGTCTTGAAGTTCAGTCGAACACTTCATCTACTTAAGTTACTCTGTCTAGTTGGATAACTCAGTTCAGCCTAGTTTTTTCCTATATATTTTGTTAACACCAAAACTGTAGATATCCCAACACTTCTCCATATGAAGTATGGAAAGGAAGAAAGTCAAATCTAAGTAATTTGAGGGTATGGCACTGTCTAGCTTGTTATTGAGTTCTAGATCTTAAAATGACCAAGTTAGGACCTAGAGCTCTTAAAAGTAGAGCCGTCAAAACGAGTCGGGCCAGCCAGCCTCGTCATGAAAAATTGACGGATTGGGTTGAGGTTTTACTGATCCATTTGGAGACGGGCCAACCCAAACGGGCCGCAGGTTgaggcggggcggggcggggcgggccgacccaccagtttttaaaataaaaagtttttaatttttttaattatgggcataaaaatatttatttttaaataatgtgattttaaaattttaaaactagtatttgtaatatttttaatatcttacattattattttttattgttaaatatctatttatattatttatactaTTTGGAAATGCgattttttatccaaaatataatagttaatatcaaaaaaatttatgatttgtttgattgtgacatttattatttgttattgtttcactttgttgatatatttttttcaatatctcaaatactaattttatttttgaatttttttatatatttttatttttttaaaattttaacggGTTGACCCGCCTAGCCCGCAACCCGCGGCGGGGCGGGTTGGGGTTTTTATGGCCCGTTTGAAAGCGGTCCTAAACGGGCCAATCCAAATGGGCCGCGATTCATGACCGGGCGGGGCGGGACGTGGCGGCTTGTCTGACAGCTCTACTAAAAGTATTCTTGTCAGATACACCGAGAATTCAAAAGCATATAGATTGTTGTATATGAACTTTGTACTACCATAGAGTCTAGTGACGTCGAATTCTTGGAAACAAGTTTACTAAGGATTCTACAGTCAATTCGGAATTGAATGAATACATTCCTAAAGATGCATAACAAAACACTGCAATGAATTCTCGTTCCTTTTCAAATAAGAAACGGAAATCTGCAGAAACTCCTTGTGATCCAAGAAGTAGTCAAAGagcaagaaaagaaaaaagatttTTGGTTCTGATTTATTTCCTCACAAGCATCAACATTTTGTTTGAAGGAAGTAGAGATGAAGTATTGAATAAATACTTATTATTTTGCATACATAAGATGATCTAATGTCATATGATGAAGCAATGAAAGAGATTCCAGTTTCTGAAAGTAGCTATAAATGATGAATGGACTCTCTTCTAGCAAATGGAACATGGGTATTATTTGATCTACCTCCCAACCCGAAACCATTGGTTGTAAATTAGTCGATCTACCTCCCAGATCAAAAATTCATCGGTTGTAAATGGATGTTCAGAAGGCAATATAAGTATATGTAACACAAACAGTTTGATACAACATATGAACATACACAACAATTTTCGTTTCTCTCCATTTATTTTCTATAGAAATCAAAATTTCTTCTCTATTTATCTTGAGAGAATTTATTGTTTGTAAATTATATTCTTATTCGAATATCTTGAAGGGAAATGGTCATTGTTTCAGCAACAACAAACGAGAGCAATATTTGCTCAAAGACGATATGATATATTCACGCTCAAAACAAAATCATATTATGAAGTTGCATTTTCTAACAAATATTGTTTCTTTACTTTTGCTCCACGTGTAGTTCGAACCAACTGATGTGGAATCGAATATGAAAAACATTTAATCACATTAAAGGAAAGGTCGATGTTAGCTTCAGGGTAACGGCCCAAATCATCTTTGCAGGTCATATCAACAGACCTGCAAAGTGATCCAGGCCGTCCATCTACCCTCAAGGAACCGTGCCCGGAGGATAACATGTACAAAACCCACATTAAGAAAGCATAATCATATAAAATCTCCCAAACTTCTTTCTAAATTTTGGAAGTGTCGATGCCACCCATGGGGTACTACCCATGGGTGGCGTGTCAATTTTTTATTGGTCAATTTTTAGGGCCCCACATGCGGGGCCACAAAATTTGTGAAACCCACAAAATTGACCAATAAAAAACTAACACGCAGCATCGATTTTTCCCTAAATTTTTTGGTAATCAACACTGTTTCTTTCTAGCCACATCCTCGTTACTTGCTTTTTATAACATTTTTAGGCATACAAATAACCAAAAACCTtggtcaagaaaaaaaaaacataacataacataaccaaaaaccaaataaaacaaaacataaaaaacaGAGATAGAGAAGAAGCTCCACAAGCTTCTCCACTCACTGCTGACAACAAATTGTCAAATACAACTCCTTTGAATAAATTTATCCTCCCCCTCCCCCCTCTTCTTTTTCATCACTTAGCCAAAGACGCACCTCAGATAGTCAGATATTACAAACTTCTTGTAAAAGTGAGTGAAAATCACTACCTATTCTTTACATAAACTAGTTTACACTTTATATGTCTTTCCTTTCTCTCTGCATCTCATAATTTTTCTTCCACACATAACCTCAATTGTTGAGTGAAATTCGACTATTAATCACGTCTATTAGGAAACTTGCAGAAGAACCAGCGGGCTTATTTCAATTGAATCCTTTAGCCTTCAATCCCCCTTTACGATTAATACATACAGGCTGGCAGGAAGATCATAATTCCTCCCCCACTTTGCTCCTGTTAAATTAACATCCGATCCACCTTTATGCTTGTTCCACTTCTTTCTTCACATGTGGACAAACAGTGCCAACAATCTACGCATTTAAAAGCAACAGCTTAAAGGATCCCCGGGAGTAAATCCAGAAATAGTGTTGATGTGTCTAAGAACATTCGAATCCTTGCTTCTGCAGGATAAAAAATCAGCCAAGTATGCATTCTAGAGCAATCCACAAGCTACATAAATGGTAATAAATTCACAATGACATTTGTTGTTTTTACACAAAATTCATTCAGACAAACACCATGTAATTCGATTGAATGCTCTTTTTTATTGAATGCTGTCATTTTGAAACTCTATCAACACCAGCCAATTCATCAAAATCAATCCGAAATTTTAAGATTGGACAATTTATTCAAAGCAATTGGCCATAACCCTAGAAGTAAAAGCACCCTATAACACATAGCTATCATTGCCAAATCAGGTATCATCGCATtcaagcaattaaaaataacaaatttttaAGTAGCATGGAACTAAGGACGGCTGAAAAGAGGACAGCTTATGATCATTGCCAAATCAGGTATCATCGCATtcaagcaattaaaaataacaaatttttaAGTATCATGGAACTAAGGACGGCTGAAAAGAGGACAGCTTATGCAACAAACTGCGAGCCATATCCATCAGCCATCATATGCTCATGAGGAAAGGACACAAGGAAAATCTTAACATAAGATCAAATTTTATACTAACTGTCGACTTGATGGTCTGGTAGAAGGCAGAAATTAAGGGTCAACACATAGGCCATTGTGGATGAAGAATGAATAAGGGAAGAAGATAAACTAAGCTACATTTCAACTGAGTGCTAGTAAATCCGCGGGATATAAAAACTGAAAACCCAAACATAGATTGAAACATGCAACATGAACCCAACAATCAAGAACATGACAGCATGAtccaagaaccaatcaattcaTGGGCGTCAGAAGTAAAACATAAGTACATCAAACGTGCCATCGCCTATCAGTATCCACCACGCTACGAACAAAATATGATACTAGTGTACAGCCACCTCGTGTTTAATATGCACATCATGAGATGAGCCGGGTCAATAATACAAAAGGGAAATGATGAACTAACAATTGGGTGCCAATGCCCTATGGAAGATGCATCTGGAAAAAGTTGAAAAACTTAAGGTTTGTTGAAACAGAATAAAGTAACCAGTCAGCTTCAAACTACACCAACCTATGATCCAAAAAACCTGCGCCGCTTTCTCAATATTTCAGCCTCCCTAGCAATTTGGATATCTGAAGGCCAGAAAATCTGATGGAAAACTTTGAAAACAAATCGAGGGAGCAATCCTATAACTGTTATAAGCAAAATGGAGAGCCAATAAGTGGGTGACTTTCCCAGGTTGTATATTGTACTGCACAAAACCGAGAAAGATTCCAGTTATGAACATTAGAGAAACAATGAAACATAACAAAAATGAGTGAATTTCAACAAACTAAGTCAGTCTGCAAACTAACCCATAATTAGGCAAGACCGGAATAGAATCAAGCACCAACATGCAACCATATGTTACAAAAATTGATCCCCATGTGGCCATATGAGTAATAACTACCCAGCGTTGAATATCCATCGCCAAATGCACATTGACTAAGATGACAACAGCAATTGTCCACAAGCTGCCCATACTCCAAATGTCAATCGTGCTCTCTCCATAGGCAAACAATGGGACATAGAAGAGAACAAGGCTCTGCCATAGCGTGTCCACCATTGTAATCCAGAAGAGGGACATATTGTAGCTCTCTTGTCGATGACCCGCAGCATAAAGTTTTGGATATTTAAGTAATGTCTTGTGACTTAAATCCTTATCCAGAATACCAACAACTATAGTAGGTACTGAAGTATATATAACAGAATAAAAAACACTACTCCAGTCTGTCAATGCAGAAGTAGTTGAGAAGGCTGTACACAATATATACCTGGAATTTAATTTCATTAAAGACGGGCATTAGTTCGAATGAATATGCCACAATAAAATTAAGTGAAAAATTGTAATGCGAAATCAAGACAAACAAGAGATTCTGTCATTTTTTATCAGCATGGCCGACGTGAGATTAACATGTAGATGGTGTCAAATATTGCCAAGGAAAAAGGATAATACTATCATTGTCATTGCAAAATTCCGTGACCCATGCTGCTATACACTCGACTCTATTTTTTATTACTGTGCACAGAGGATTTGAAAGCTTTTATGGGAAATAGAAAAACTCACACCAGCTAATGCAAAATATTGAGGTCAATAATGATATGCATACCAGAAAAGCATCAATACGAAAACAGCATTGCGATAAAAGTTATAGAGGACCAGGTAACCAATTCGCTGATAATTCCAGTGTCCATGCACCAAAAGCAATCTTTTCAAAAATCTGAACTGTCCCATAGCGAAATCCGAAGCCATCACTGCTTGTCGCCCTTCTTGACCACAAATTCCGACACCAACATCCGCCATTTGTatcattgaaacatcattaGCCCCTGCAGATACATTGTGCATCAATTGTAAGCAAAAATAGTTTAAAATCCCTTGTCCCAAGATGCAAAGAGCCTATGCACATCACTTTTATAGGGTATGACCCACTTATAATTCACATCAGAAAGAATCTGAAAAGTCAGGATACGAAGCTTTATGGGGATTAACTGATAAAGAGAAATGCAAACATCTCCTCCCACACCGACCTCCCAAAAAGAAGTgaccaaacaaaaaaaaaagcataattatatttttaattttacatgAACTCAGTGAACTTACTCACCATCACCGATGGCAAGTGTCATGTCATCAGTGCGGCCTTTGATCATGTCAACAATTCCAGCCTTCTGCAACGGTGCTACGCGACAACACAGCACTACCCTACACAAGGTTGCAAGGTCGAATAGCTGATGCAAAATACAAAGAAATTTGTGAGAAGCTTGGTGAGTAGAGGACAGAGCATTCTCACACTCAAGGATCAAAATTGGCCATTCGATAACCAAATTTTAGCAACCATAAACTGAATCAAGAGACCagagaaaacaaaataaataaaattacaacaAAGATAGAGATGATGCATGCATGCCTCAGACTCCAGATCTTTCTCTAATATGTACACCAGACTATTCCCATCAATAACAAGTGCTAGCGGTCTGAAAGTAGGTCCATCTTCCTGTCCTGCATGCAGCTGTGGTGAAGCTGACTTCGTATTAGAAGGGATTTCAAGATAATCAATTTCTGCATTTTTCTTCCGTTTAGGAATCTGATCGCGGCAACTAGCAGACTTCACGAAATATTTTTCCCTAGCATCACATAGAAGTTTTTTGCATTCATCCTCTGAATTTCCATTAATGATTATCTGGTGCATATCAGTGGTCAAAAGTCTGCAAGAAAGACCAATAGATATCGCTGTCTCCTGCTTATCCCCAGTGAGGACCCACACCTTTATTCCAGCTTGCCGCAGGGATTCAATGGCTTCTGGTACTCCCTCTTGTAATTTGTCCTCAATGGCTGTGGCCCCAAGCAGTGTCAAGTCACGTTCAATAAGAGCTGCAGTTTGTCGCAATTTTATTGATCTGTCTGTCAAAGATGTGCTAGCATCTTCATACATGCATTGCCACTCTGCAAGTTGTTCATTGGTAAGGTCTCGAGCAGCAACAACTAGAGTGCGCAAACCTTCAGCAGAATATTCATTCAAATGAGACTGTGTTATACGTATTACAGGATCATCGCTGGGTTGGGTCTTTTTTAAAATGCTAAACATGGAAGTATCTGCCCCTTTCACCAATACTTTTACAGAATCATTTGGAAATCTAATCACGACAGACATCCTTTTGCGCACACTATCAAATTCATGCAGACCCAAAACATCCAACCTGCATTAGAAGTGTAtacatttaagtatttaaagTAACTTCAAATTTGAAAGAAAAGGCAATGCCGGGTTATGTTTCATTAGATTACAAATTGAACAATAAAGCAGCTGATTCAACTTGATATCCTTAAAAATTTCATCGAAATGGATCGTGTGCACATGTTAAAGGAGtaactaaaataaataacatatattGCAAAAGAGGACAACACTCGTCCATAATAACAGCTCACATCACTCAGAAACAAAATTTCAATGAGGCCTACACTTTCTCAAAGTAAAGAGAGCCTTCTACCTCAATTTCTCACCATTGGCATCAATAACAATATGCCCGGATGTACGCTCAAAAAGTGTATAGCCATAAGCTGACGCCGCAGCAACCAGAGCCTGTTCATCTGGAGATTCACCTTGATAATTGATAGATTTACGACCGTCCCCTGGTGTACAGTCAGGACCACTTGCAGGGCATTCAGCTACAATAGGAATCACTGTGTTACAGGCTGCCAGGGTCAGAAAGAAGTCATGTGCTGCAATCTTTTCTTCCACATATAGATCTTTGTACAACAGTTTAATGAGCTCAGAGTTAGGAAAGATCTCAGATTTTAGCCTCCATTTTTGTCTATAGAACTTGGCATCTTCCCCTGCAGAGGTATGTCAACCATTAGCGTTTATatacatgtgtgtgtgtgtgtaattaCTTGATATATGTGGTAAGAAAAAATCAATGCAGTATTCTCATTCAGTCATTGCAAACAATGTTAGGCATGCATATGTATATACAGGAATTGAAGGAAAGCAACATATTAATATTGCTATGGCAGATATTAAAGGTTGAATCATGCAGTATAAATTCAGTAAAAGGTATAGTTGTTGAATGCATGCAGGGTGTGGGGTCTAGGAGACAAGGACCGATCTTAATGTTTACACCTTGGCACCCTTTAACAGCTTCTCCTACATGAATGAACAAATGTAGTCATTGTGAATTCATGGTGAAGTGCAGCATACAGTCATTCACATTTCCTGTAGCCTTGTACATCAATAAATTCTGAAGCCTGATCTAATGTATACAGTACAGTATACCAGGAAAAACCACCGGCTTGATTAGGAAACCTGGAAAGTCGCACTTAGATATGTACACGTTCAGACACATGTGAATGACCTGAATCGCAAAATGCTTTCAACAATTTGATATGTTATGATCTGTTGTATGCACATAAATTCAATCAGATTCATGACGTTACTGATACCTCATTTTGCAAGCTTAACTATGGGGGTAACGAATTCGAATTTACGATATTACCTCCATTCctagaatttaaaaataaaacgaaaCAGCAATAACTTTTAAAGTACTAAACCCTCCgggattcaaaaataaaataaattgaac
It encodes:
- the LOC140893496 gene encoding phospholipid-transporting ATPase 1-like isoform X1 produces the protein MSSGKPLLSQSGPLSAPQPHPIHHNRHSSLTLTSLGCLHSASISSSISDETQGNNLYDLKEVEEDTVATTVSRNSREASAFWPKRKEYRSEELYLQCPRRKRKGLVSWGGVADSWLDISALEVSGASSRGQDNLNKSRRSERFLKISMQLAESIPHHDNPRLIHINDPKKTNEKADFSGNEIRTSKYTFLNFLPKNLFIQFHRVAYLYFLAIAALNQLPPLAVFGRTVSLFPLLFVLTVTAVKDGYEDWRRHRSDRNENNREALVLKSEKFYPKRWKKIQAGDVIKICSDEAIPCDMVLLGTSDPSGIAYILTMNLDGESNLKTRYARQETNNLVLEGSTISGIVRCEQPNRNIYEFTANMELKGHRFPLSQSNIILRGCQLKNTEWAVGVVVYAGQETKAMLNSAMTPSKRSRLETYMNRETLWLSVFLLIMCLVVAFGMGLWLKRHNPELDTLPYYRKSYFEKGKVGKKYKYYGIPMETFFSFLSSIIVFQIMIPISLYITMELVRLGQSYFMIGDRDMYDSSTNSKFQCRSLNINEDLGQIRYVFSDKTGTLTENKMEFRKSSIWGKNYDCRLSLTGPSQDIGVEGEDAKFYRQKWRLKSEIFPNSELIKLLYKDLYVEEKIAAHDFFLTLAACNTVIPIVAECPASGPDCTPGDGRKSINYQGESPDEQALVAAASAYGYTLFERTSGHIVIDANGEKLRLDVLGLHEFDSVRKRMSVVIRFPNDSVKVLVKGADTSMFSILKKTQPSDDPVIRITQSHLNEYSAEGLRTLVVAARDLTNEQLAEWQCMYEDASTSLTDRSIKLRQTAALIERDLTLLGATAIEDKLQEGVPEAIESLRQAGIKVWVLTGDKQETAISIGLSCRLLTTDMHQIIINGNSEDECKKLLCDAREKYFVKSASCRDQIPKRKKNAEIDYLEIPSNTKSASPQLHAGQEDGPTFRPLALVIDGNSLVYILEKDLESELFDLATLCRVVLCCRVAPLQKAGIVDMIKGRTDDMTLAIGDGANDVSMIQMADVGVGICGQEGRQAVMASDFAMGQFRFLKRLLLVHGHWNYQRIGYLVLYNFYRNAVFVLMLFWYILCTAFSTTSALTDWSSVFYSVIYTSVPTIVVGILDKDLSHKTLLKYPKLYAAGHRQESYNMSLFWITMVDTLWQSLVLFYVPLFAYGESTIDIWSMGSLWTIAVVILVNVHLAMDIQRWVVITHMATWGSIFVTYGCMLVLDSIPVLPNYGTIYNLGKSPTYWLSILLITVIGLLPRFVFKVFHQIFWPSDIQIAREAEILRKRRRFFGS
- the LOC140893496 gene encoding phospholipid-transporting ATPase 1-like isoform X2; translated protein: MVEGEKEVEEDTVATTVSRNSREASAFWPKRKEYRSEELYLQCPRRKRKGLVSWGGVADSWLDISALEVSGASSRGQDNLNKSRRSERFLKISMQLAESIPHHDNPRLIHINDPKKTNEKADFSGNEIRTSKYTFLNFLPKNLFIQFHRVAYLYFLAIAALNQLPPLAVFGRTVSLFPLLFVLTVTAVKDGYEDWRRHRSDRNENNREALVLKSEKFYPKRWKKIQAGDVIKICSDEAIPCDMVLLGTSDPSGIAYILTMNLDGESNLKTRYARQETNNLVLEGSTISGIVRCEQPNRNIYEFTANMELKGHRFPLSQSNIILRGCQLKNTEWAVGVVVYAGQETKAMLNSAMTPSKRSRLETYMNRETLWLSVFLLIMCLVVAFGMGLWLKRHNPELDTLPYYRKSYFEKGKVGKKYKYYGIPMETFFSFLSSIIVFQIMIPISLYITMELVRLGQSYFMIGDRDMYDSSTNSKFQCRSLNINEDLGQIRYVFSDKTGTLTENKMEFRKSSIWGKNYDCRLSLTGPSQDIGVEGEDAKFYRQKWRLKSEIFPNSELIKLLYKDLYVEEKIAAHDFFLTLAACNTVIPIVAECPASGPDCTPGDGRKSINYQGESPDEQALVAAASAYGYTLFERTSGHIVIDANGEKLRLDVLGLHEFDSVRKRMSVVIRFPNDSVKVLVKGADTSMFSILKKTQPSDDPVIRITQSHLNEYSAEGLRTLVVAARDLTNEQLAEWQCMYEDASTSLTDRSIKLRQTAALIERDLTLLGATAIEDKLQEGVPEAIESLRQAGIKVWVLTGDKQETAISIGLSCRLLTTDMHQIIINGNSEDECKKLLCDAREKYFVKSASCRDQIPKRKKNAEIDYLEIPSNTKSASPQLHAGQEDGPTFRPLALVIDGNSLVYILEKDLESELFDLATLCRVVLCCRVAPLQKAGIVDMIKGRTDDMTLAIGDGANDVSMIQMADVGVGICGQEGRQAVMASDFAMGQFRFLKRLLLVHGHWNYQRIGYLVLYNFYRNAVFVLMLFWYILCTAFSTTSALTDWSSVFYSVIYTSVPTIVVGILDKDLSHKTLLKYPKLYAAGHRQESYNMSLFWITMVDTLWQSLVLFYVPLFAYGESTIDIWSMGSLWTIAVVILVNVHLAMDIQRWVVITHMATWGSIFVTYGCMLVLDSIPVLPNYGTIYNLGKSPTYWLSILLITVIGLLPRFVFKVFHQIFWPSDIQIAREAEILRKRRRFFGS